One genomic region from Rhinoraja longicauda isolate Sanriku21f chromosome 34, sRhiLon1.1, whole genome shotgun sequence encodes:
- the LOC144609414 gene encoding histone H3-like has product MARTKQTARKSTGGKAPRKQLATKAARKSAPATGGVKKPHRYRPGTVALREIRRYQKSTELLIRKLPFQRLVREIAQDFKTDLRFQSSAIMALQEASEAYLVGLFEDTNLCAIHAKRVTIMPKDIQLARRIRGERA; this is encoded by the coding sequence ATGGCCCGGACCAAGCAGACAGCGCGCAAATCGACCGGAGGGAAAGCTCCTCGCAAACAGCTGGCGACCAAAGCGGCGCGGAAGAGCGCTCCAGCCACGGGCGGAGTGAAGAAGCCTCATCGCTACAGGCCCGGCACCGTGGCTCTGAGGGAAATCCGACGCTACCAGAAATCCACCGAGCTGCTCATACGCAAACTGCCCTTCCAGCGCCTGGTGCGGGAGATCGCTCAGGACTTCAAGACAGACCTGCGCTTCCAGAGCTCGGCCATCATGGCCCTGCAGGAGGCCAGCGAGGCTTACCTGGTGGGGCTCTTTGAGGACACCAACCTGTGCGCCATCCACGCCAAGCGAGTCACCATCATGCCCAAAGACATCCAGCTGGCCCGCCGCATCCGCGGGGAGCGCGCCTGA
- the LOC144609406 gene encoding histone H3-like: MARTKQTARKSTGGKAPRKQLATKAARKSAPATGGVKKPHRYRPGTVALREIRRYQKSTELLIRKLPFQRLVREIAQDFKTDLRFQSSAIMALQEASEAYLVGLFEDTNLCAIHAKRVTIMPKDIQLARRIRGERA; encoded by the coding sequence ATGGCCCGGACCAAGCAGACAGCGCGCAAATCGACCGGAGGCAAAGCTCCTCGCAAACAGCTGGCGACCAAAGCGGCGCGGAAGAGCGCTCCAGCCACGGGCGGAGTGAAGAAGCCTCATCGCTACAGGCCCGGCACCGTGGCTCTGAGGGAGATCCGACGCTACCAGAAATCCACCGAGCTGCTCATCCGCAAACTGCCCTTCCAGCGCCTGGTGCGGGAGATCGCTCAGGACTTCAAGACAGACCTGCGCTTCCAGAGCTCGGCCATCATGGCCCTACAGGAGGCCAGCGAGGCTTACCTGGTGGGGCTCTTTGAGGACACCAACCTGTGCGCCATCCACGCCAAGCGAGTCACCATCATGCCCAAAGACATCCAGCTGGCCCGCCGCATCCGCGGGGAGCGCGCCTGA
- the LOC144609495 gene encoding histone H4, with protein MSGRGKGGKGLGKGGAKRHRKVLRDNIQGITKPAIRRLARRGGVKRISGLIYEETRGVLKVFLENVIRDAVTYTEHAKRKTVTAMDVVYALKRQGRTLYGFGG; from the coding sequence ATGTCTGGCCGAGGGAAAGGAGGCAAAGGACTGGGCAAAGGCGGAGCAAAGCGGCACCGAAAAGTACTTCGCGATAACATCCAGGGTATCACCAAGCCAGCCATCCGCCGCCTGGCTCGGCGTGGCGGGGTCAAGCGGATCTCGGGTCTGATCTACGAGGAGACCCGCGGGGTGCTGAAGGTTTTCCTGGAGAATGTGATCAGGGACGCGGTCACCTACACCGAGCACGCCAAGCGCAAGACAGTCACtgccatggatgtggtgtacgctcTGAAACGCCAGGGCCGCACTCTCTACGGGTTCGGCGGCTAA